In one window of Nocardia brasiliensis DNA:
- a CDS encoding MspA family porin: MSLVLLLGVPAAGVGFAEPGIDKAQTMQSPEGWEISIAKTEETLDAVPPLNAAAFSREAFLSVTASATIGGQGTTPVRAGVIAAGVMIGCNTDVSPGLTLGLNANLGANLGASGNGTLSQSPAGTAGLNGGANAGLGGNVQVTLRPGSITTVTLASKPIAAATGDLALKGVALHVDACIGQVAMRTIASFTVSTATRDDSVTVYGEPQSF; this comes from the coding sequence GTGTCGCTGGTGTTGCTGCTGGGTGTTCCCGCCGCTGGTGTCGGGTTCGCGGAACCCGGTATCGACAAGGCGCAGACGATGCAATCGCCGGAGGGCTGGGAGATTTCGATAGCCAAGACCGAAGAGACACTGGATGCAGTGCCGCCGTTGAACGCTGCGGCGTTCTCTCGTGAGGCGTTCTTGTCGGTTACCGCCAGTGCGACGATTGGTGGACAGGGCACTACCCCGGTGCGGGCGGGGGTGATCGCGGCAGGGGTGATGATCGGCTGCAACACCGATGTCTCCCCGGGACTGACGTTGGGCTTGAACGCCAACCTCGGGGCGAACCTCGGTGCCTCTGGTAACGGGACACTGTCGCAATCCCCTGCCGGTACCGCTGGTCTCAACGGAGGTGCTAACGCAGGACTCGGTGGCAATGTTCAGGTGACGTTGCGGCCGGGCTCGATCACCACTGTGACCTTGGCGTCCAAGCCGATTGCCGCTGCGACGGGAGACTTGGCGTTGAAAGGGGTGGCGTTGCACGTGGATGCCTGTATCGGGCAGGTGGCGATGCGCACGATCGCCTCGTTCACCGTGTCCACCGCGACTCGCGATGACTCGGTCACTGTCTATGGCGAACCCCAGTCGTTCTGA
- a CDS encoding SHOCT domain-containing protein, translating into MTQLERAAKLHEQGLLSDQEFADLKQRLLNGKVAPPRPPALEQPTQPEPTTSTDSHRGGSDKRIPALLLAGLTAFQAAGLRRPVRNGPATTQGIGAPFARSRPATAAGRFGGLVKEANSKPEIGAGGGGGKSGAGQSSSMGTMGMLAGVDPVPKQQPGVGDLPDVIDIVNQGTPEPGQSRTLPSGTGVQTNPGGTSTQWSPPGGQPFTTETTPPRPKQQSTPSPSQQSSITPQQLTGVEPMPTQQQGPMDLIDVLALTKQGPIKPNTTTELPSGYTIENTTTTTENGVTVSTNTYSYPGAETTSRTEYTRTFNEPFNGEGSSYDATVDENGNLISVTVHGSKTIKQITFNPDHSYTVTGTDGSTQRFDPTGKPITKPPTDLDNPKSQATKDWLREGWHTATSLNRFIQNLQGARGVDGFKDGAETLGNAATAYGEWALKNQNNPSANAELLAKFGQKLFRYDELVQYGPQYWQQKMGLDIATALIGGEGAGAARPLLRAGDEAAEGLGAGATAPKGGAALPGTVDPYGMKLDIDGPRALERPGPSNNLGLNAGELSWSRTAEGHFGDYGKGLDPYPSRPYMRSNEFTQMIIDAVPPVPDPQGYPGAMLWEAPGSLRGTPGTYELVIDVPNQTIIHYLFKGDR; encoded by the coding sequence GTGACCCAGCTCGAACGTGCCGCGAAGCTACATGAGCAGGGGTTGCTGTCGGATCAAGAGTTCGCCGACCTCAAACAACGCCTGCTCAACGGCAAGGTCGCACCACCGCGACCACCCGCCCTCGAACAACCCACACAACCGGAGCCCACGACTTCGACCGATTCCCACCGAGGGGGTAGCGACAAACGCATTCCGGCGCTGCTCCTCGCCGGACTGACAGCATTCCAGGCGGCGGGCCTGCGGCGGCCGGTCCGCAATGGTCCCGCTACAACACAAGGCATCGGTGCCCCGTTTGCCCGGTCGCGGCCCGCCACCGCGGCGGGTAGGTTCGGCGGCTTGGTCAAGGAAGCCAACAGCAAACCCGAGATCGGTGCCGGAGGCGGTGGGGGGAAGTCCGGTGCCGGGCAGTCGTCGTCGATGGGGACGATGGGGATGCTGGCTGGTGTCGACCCCGTACCGAAGCAGCAGCCCGGAGTCGGCGACCTGCCCGACGTGATCGACATCGTCAACCAAGGCACACCCGAACCGGGCCAGAGCAGAACCCTCCCCAGCGGTACCGGCGTGCAAACCAATCCCGGAGGCACCAGCACTCAGTGGTCTCCGCCGGGAGGCCAACCGTTTACCACCGAGACCACCCCACCCCGCCCGAAGCAGCAATCCACACCTTCCCCCTCGCAACAGTCGTCGATCACGCCTCAGCAGTTGACCGGTGTCGAACCGATGCCGACGCAACAGCAGGGGCCGATGGACCTCATCGATGTCCTCGCGTTGACCAAGCAAGGACCGATCAAGCCGAACACGACCACGGAACTGCCCAGCGGCTACACCATCGAGAACACGACCACGACCACCGAGAACGGTGTCACCGTCAGCACCAACACCTACAGCTACCCCGGCGCGGAAACCACCAGCCGCACCGAATACACGCGCACGTTCAACGAACCCTTCAACGGCGAAGGCAGCTCCTACGACGCCACCGTCGATGAAAACGGCAACCTCATCTCCGTCACCGTGCACGGCTCCAAGACCATCAAACAGATCACCTTCAACCCCGACCACTCCTACACCGTCACCGGAACAGACGGCAGTACACAACGATTCGACCCCACCGGCAAACCGATCACCAAACCACCCACCGACCTCGACAACCCGAAATCACAAGCCACCAAAGACTGGCTACGAGAAGGCTGGCACACCGCCACCAGCCTCAACCGCTTCATCCAAAACCTGCAAGGCGCCCGTGGCGTCGACGGATTCAAAGACGGCGCCGAAACCCTCGGCAACGCCGCCACCGCCTACGGTGAGTGGGCACTCAAGAACCAGAACAACCCGAGCGCCAACGCCGAACTCCTCGCCAAATTTGGACAGAAACTGTTCCGTTACGACGAACTGGTCCAATACGGCCCGCAGTACTGGCAGCAGAAGATGGGCCTCGATATTGCCACCGCTCTAATCGGTGGAGAAGGCGCTGGTGCCGCCCGGCCGTTGCTCCGTGCGGGCGACGAAGCAGCAGAAGGCCTCGGCGCAGGCGCGACCGCACCGAAAGGCGGGGCGGCGTTGCCCGGTACTGTCGATCCGTACGGCATGAAGCTCGACATCGACGGGCCACGGGCTTTGGAACGTCCGGGTCCGTCGAATAACCTCGGTTTGAATGCTGGGGAACTAAGTTGGTCCAGGACGGCTGAAGGTCATTTCGGGGACTACGGAAAAGGGCTGGACCCCTATCCATCGCGACCCTACATGCGCTCCAACGAATTCACGCAGATGATCATCGACGCTGTTCCTCCCGTGCCCGACCCTCAAGGATATCCCGGGGCTATGCTGTGGGAAGCGCCGGGATCGTTGCGTGGTACGCCCGGAACCTACGAGTTAGTGATCGATGTGCCAAATCAGACAATTATTCATTACTTGTTCAAGGGGGACCGTTGA
- a CDS encoding helix-turn-helix domain-containing protein, producing MTLNLPASPVPEDLITVRTAASLVDVDAKTIKNWIKAGDLEGWLVNGSRWRVRRAAVLALVQLASVSGVGGDSK from the coding sequence ATGACACTGAATCTCCCTGCTAGCCCGGTCCCCGAGGACCTCATCACTGTTCGAACAGCGGCATCTCTGGTTGATGTCGACGCCAAGACGATCAAGAACTGGATCAAGGCCGGCGACCTTGAAGGCTGGTTGGTCAACGGGAGTCGGTGGCGGGTCCGCCGTGCTGCGGTGCTGGCGCTGGTGCAGTTGGCCAGCGTGTCCGGTGTCGGTGGTGACTCGAAATGA
- a CDS encoding HAD family hydrolase, translated as MISAVVFDVGETLVDETREYGTWADWLGVPRHTFAAVFGAVIASGLDYRETFQVFQPGFDLTEQRAARAAAGQPEWFGEDDLYPDVRPALSKLQEIGVWVGVVGNQTVRAGELLRQLDLPTDFIATSDDWGVQKPATEFFSKVIEAAGRPGDEIIYVGDRIDNDVAPAKLVGMRTAYLRRGPWGWIHRDKNEVADLSDWQISDLTELAGIVAAENRSG; from the coding sequence GTGATTTCTGCGGTCGTCTTCGATGTCGGTGAAACCCTGGTGGACGAGACACGTGAGTACGGCACGTGGGCGGACTGGCTTGGTGTGCCCAGGCACACCTTTGCGGCTGTCTTTGGTGCTGTGATCGCGTCTGGCCTCGACTACCGCGAGACCTTCCAGGTTTTTCAACCCGGCTTCGATCTGACTGAGCAGCGAGCGGCCCGAGCCGCGGCGGGACAGCCGGAGTGGTTTGGGGAGGACGACTTGTACCCGGATGTGCGGCCGGCACTGAGCAAACTCCAGGAAATTGGAGTGTGGGTCGGCGTCGTCGGGAACCAGACGGTCCGAGCAGGGGAGCTTCTGCGGCAGCTCGACCTGCCCACTGATTTCATTGCTACCTCCGATGACTGGGGTGTCCAGAAGCCTGCAACTGAGTTTTTCAGCAAGGTGATCGAGGCCGCAGGGCGTCCAGGTGACGAGATCATCTACGTCGGTGATCGGATCGACAATGACGTGGCGCCAGCGAAACTCGTCGGCATGCGCACGGCGTACCTTCGCCGCGGTCCGTGGGGTTGGATTCATCGGGACAAGAACGAGGTCGCTGATCTGTCAGATTGGCAGATCAGCGACCTGACGGAATTGGCTGGGATCGTCGCTGCTGAGAACCGCTCCGGCTAG
- a CDS encoding recombinase family protein, protein MVSNPPPVPVDPTTAVGRWTWSNVREVLTNPKHTGHMVWNRRGRKANKNRRNPVAEWVWSPQPVHEALVSMEDFLVAQQPSARHRSRAGAQPNSHPDTKRTYWFRSYLKCDHCDRRMFGKTRKVAAYYACQPKKGYAAEDHPSGGSFFVREQDLLEHLGTFLNEQVFGAYRRAALESGDADSDAEDEGQRKREALRAQIADVEARMRRLVRNLELLDDPDPDFAADINQRRAELNDERARLRGTLAAVEAEVVETPNLNLIDALPTGYVDIQALPYELARQLFEAFRLEVRYNKTHHRAKYRVTLTGQTLRLAADIATTALGTANAATRLGGGGIRRVDGNNGVVPIYIAPPAGIEPAT, encoded by the coding sequence CTGGTCAGCAACCCGCCTCCGGTCCCGGTTGATCCGACGACAGCGGTCGGGCGCTGGACCTGGTCCAACGTCCGTGAAGTCCTGACCAACCCGAAACACACCGGCCACATGGTGTGGAATCGGAGGGGCCGCAAAGCCAACAAGAATCGGCGCAATCCTGTCGCGGAGTGGGTGTGGTCACCGCAGCCGGTCCACGAGGCACTGGTCAGTATGGAGGACTTCCTGGTGGCCCAACAGCCCAGCGCCCGCCACCGCTCCCGCGCGGGAGCGCAGCCCAACTCGCATCCGGATACCAAGCGCACCTATTGGTTCCGTTCATACCTGAAATGTGATCACTGCGACCGCCGCATGTTTGGCAAGACTCGCAAGGTCGCGGCCTACTACGCGTGTCAGCCGAAGAAGGGGTACGCCGCCGAGGACCACCCCAGCGGGGGATCGTTCTTCGTCCGCGAGCAAGACCTGCTCGAACATCTGGGCACCTTTCTCAACGAGCAGGTGTTCGGTGCCTATCGGCGCGCCGCACTCGAGTCCGGCGACGCAGATTCTGACGCCGAAGACGAAGGCCAGCGGAAGCGCGAAGCGCTGCGCGCGCAGATTGCCGATGTCGAGGCCAGGATGAGGCGGCTGGTGCGCAACCTCGAGTTGCTCGACGACCCAGATCCGGACTTTGCCGCCGACATCAACCAGCGCCGGGCTGAACTCAACGACGAACGAGCTCGTCTCCGCGGCACACTCGCCGCCGTGGAAGCCGAGGTGGTCGAGACACCGAACCTGAATCTGATTGACGCGCTTCCAACTGGGTATGTAGATATCCAAGCCTTGCCGTACGAACTGGCTCGGCAACTGTTCGAAGCCTTCCGACTGGAGGTTCGCTACAACAAGACCCACCATCGCGCCAAATACCGGGTGACACTCACCGGTCAGACGTTGCGCCTGGCGGCCGATATCGCGACCACGGCCCTGGGGACCGCGAACGCCGCCACCCGATTGGGTGGCGGCGGGATCAGGCGCGTAGATGGGAACAACGGTGTTGTTCCCATCTACATAGCGCCCCCGGCAGGAATCGAACCTGCGACCTAG
- a CDS encoding TlpA family protein disulfide reductase, whose protein sequence is MTWPWMMVVLALVVVVVGQSILLLGLMTRLEPTLAKLETLFGPGTELYPATGKQLPETELYDGSGGSVRSGQWLGTQQVLLFAAASCPPCMHLLDGLRASPAREPDVPVMLITNEASAQVLRDATLPDWLIILHEYEDGLAEGLGVDRTPLAVLVDEHNRVQHTTVPKTVDDILSAPRITAERILSGP, encoded by the coding sequence ATGACGTGGCCGTGGATGATGGTGGTGCTTGCCCTTGTTGTCGTGGTCGTCGGGCAGAGCATCCTGCTGCTCGGACTGATGACGCGATTAGAGCCGACTCTGGCCAAACTGGAGACCCTATTCGGGCCGGGCACAGAGTTGTATCCCGCTACTGGCAAACAACTTCCAGAGACTGAGTTGTACGACGGCAGCGGCGGGAGTGTCCGCTCCGGTCAGTGGCTCGGGACGCAGCAAGTGTTGCTGTTCGCTGCCGCGTCGTGTCCACCGTGTATGCACTTACTCGACGGTCTGCGTGCAAGCCCCGCCCGAGAACCTGATGTTCCAGTCATGCTCATTACCAATGAGGCTTCTGCGCAGGTCCTGCGCGATGCCACGCTCCCTGACTGGCTCATAATCCTCCACGAGTACGAGGACGGGTTGGCTGAAGGCCTCGGAGTGGACCGTACACCGTTGGCAGTTCTGGTCGACGAACATAATCGGGTTCAGCACACGACCGTCCCCAAGACGGTCGATGATATTCTCTCTGCTCCGAGAATCACTGCCGAACGGATCTTGTCCGGTCCATAA
- a CDS encoding MauE/DoxX family redox-associated membrane protein, translated as MLFECFMVLMAVVQMVLAIRLLAAGLRKMRKPAETRIAMARYRVVPEPLVTFMAAALPIVEIAIGIFLLVGASVRWAACAAAGLHIGFAMVISVNLLRGRSFDCGCHGADAGRTIDWALVGQNLISAVAAALLAIHPLPRIPGMDTVAVIAVTAMAWCLARLLVTMRHVAAQAGQVESHLLWRVI; from the coding sequence GTGCTTTTTGAGTGCTTCATGGTCTTGATGGCTGTCGTGCAGATGGTGCTAGCCATCCGACTGTTGGCCGCCGGGTTGCGAAAGATGCGTAAGCCAGCGGAGACAAGAATTGCAATGGCGCGATATCGAGTAGTGCCCGAACCCCTGGTGACCTTTATGGCGGCGGCATTGCCAATTGTAGAGATCGCGATCGGCATATTCCTGCTCGTCGGTGCGTCTGTGCGATGGGCGGCATGTGCCGCCGCAGGACTGCACATTGGATTCGCGATGGTGATCAGCGTAAATCTCTTGAGAGGCCGTTCGTTTGATTGTGGGTGCCATGGAGCCGACGCTGGTCGGACAATCGACTGGGCACTCGTTGGCCAGAACCTTATCTCCGCTGTCGCGGCGGCACTGCTTGCGATCCATCCTTTACCCAGGATTCCCGGCATGGACACGGTCGCAGTAATCGCGGTGACTGCGATGGCGTGGTGCCTCGCACGGCTGCTGGTCACCATGCGCCATGTGGCTGCGCAGGCCGGCCAGGTTGAAAGTCATTTGCTGTGGAGGGTGATCTGA
- a CDS encoding cytochrome P450 produces the protein MIPTVKGELPLIGHVTLLWRLGPFLASLPAQGDLVRIRIGPVKAVVVCDPSLTGQLLRDDRTFDKGGPLYDQGRKLIGDGLGLCPHNQHRRLRRLAQPTFHRKRIPDYTQVKMTTVASVIDCWRDGQVLDIAAETRTIVSKGLFAAIFPTSVAPEQQTQVLADLDIVLAAVFWRMLLPPPLDRLRILGNRRDDLANSRLHETIYAAISDRRAKATDEGDLLTALLSARAPESDEQQLTDSQIVDTIMAFFIGGVDTTAATLAWALHMLAQHPEIEKDLHAEVDAVLAGRYATFADLPRLPLTTRIINETLRLWPPVWLLTRIATTDTQLGKYVIPAGTNIVYSPYIIHHRADLYPDPDRFDPDRWLPDRRIPHEGFIPFGGGGRKCIGDSLGAADAVLTLATITSRWRLQQHPRHRVRPKLATFIAPRGLHMRVIARRTTD, from the coding sequence CTGATCCCGACCGTCAAAGGTGAACTACCGCTTATCGGGCACGTAACCCTCCTGTGGCGGCTCGGGCCTTTTCTTGCATCTTTGCCGGCGCAGGGCGATCTAGTAAGAATCCGCATCGGCCCAGTCAAAGCAGTCGTGGTGTGCGACCCCTCCCTGACCGGCCAACTTCTGCGCGACGACCGGACGTTCGACAAGGGTGGTCCGCTCTATGATCAGGGCCGGAAGCTCATCGGCGATGGCTTGGGCCTGTGCCCACACAACCAGCACCGACGCCTGCGACGCCTGGCACAACCAACCTTTCACCGGAAACGCATTCCTGACTACACCCAGGTCAAGATGACCACAGTGGCTTCCGTTATCGATTGCTGGCGTGACGGTCAAGTCCTCGACATCGCCGCTGAAACACGGACAATAGTGTCTAAAGGATTGTTTGCCGCGATATTCCCCACCAGCGTGGCGCCCGAGCAGCAAACGCAAGTGCTCGCCGACCTCGACATCGTCCTAGCCGCCGTCTTTTGGCGAATGCTGCTACCCCCGCCGTTGGACCGTCTACGCATACTCGGCAACCGCCGCGACGATTTAGCAAACTCTCGTCTGCACGAGACCATTTACGCCGCCATCAGCGACCGGCGCGCCAAAGCCACAGACGAAGGCGACCTGTTGACAGCGCTGCTCAGCGCCCGCGCCCCGGAAAGCGACGAGCAACAGCTAACCGACTCCCAGATCGTCGATACGATCATGGCGTTCTTCATCGGCGGCGTCGACACCACCGCAGCTACTCTCGCATGGGCGCTACACATGTTGGCCCAACATCCCGAAATCGAAAAGGACCTACACGCCGAGGTCGACGCTGTCCTTGCCGGACGGTATGCCACCTTCGCAGACTTGCCTCGCCTGCCGCTGACCACTCGGATCATTAACGAAACCCTACGGCTATGGCCGCCAGTGTGGCTGCTCACTCGCATCGCCACTACTGATACCCAGCTCGGCAAGTACGTAATTCCCGCTGGAACCAACATCGTCTACAGCCCGTACATCATCCACCACCGCGCAGACCTGTATCCAGACCCCGACCGTTTCGACCCCGATCGATGGCTGCCCGACCGCCGAATACCACACGAAGGCTTCATACCGTTCGGCGGTGGCGGCCGAAAGTGTATCGGCGACTCGCTCGGCGCGGCCGACGCCGTTCTCACCCTGGCGACCATCACGTCCCGCTGGAGATTGCAGCAGCATCCCCGCCACCGAGTTCGCCCGAAACTCGCCACCTTTATCGCCCCACGCGGACTACATATGCGAGTCATCGCCCGTCGAACCACGGACTGA